Proteins encoded together in one Flavobacterium keumense window:
- a CDS encoding DUF1573 domain-containing protein, giving the protein MQKIIALILFTLFSNISFSQSAKIEFSAKENTIDYGKVTKATDSGIRVFEFTNTGDAPLIITNVLSTCGCTVPTKPEAPILPGKKGKIEVKYNMATGPIRKTITVESNATNYEGGRIALKIKGEVVE; this is encoded by the coding sequence ATGCAAAAAATAATCGCCCTCATTTTATTCACCTTGTTTAGCAACATTAGTTTTTCACAAAGTGCTAAAATTGAATTTTCAGCCAAAGAAAACACCATTGATTATGGAAAGGTAACCAAAGCTACCGATTCTGGTATACGTGTTTTTGAATTTACCAATACTGGAGACGCTCCTCTAATAATAACCAACGTACTTTCTACTTGTGGATGTACCGTCCCTACAAAACCCGAAGCACCAATTCTACCTGGAAAAAAAGGAAAAATTGAGGTAAAATACAATATGGCCACAGGACCTATTCGTAAAACAATCACAGTAGAATCAAACGCCACCAATTATGAAGGCGGAAGGATAGCTCTAAAAATAAAAGGAGAGGTAGTCGAATAA
- a CDS encoding valine--tRNA ligase: MTIPAQFDAKTIEQKWYDYWMKNNYFHSEPDHRTPYTIVIPPPNVTGVLHMGHMLNNTIQDVLIRRARLKGFNACWVPGTDHASIATEAKVVAKLKAEGINKNDLTREEFLAHAWEWTDKYGGVILEQLKKLGASCDWERTKFTMDPDMSASVIRSFVDLYNKGLIYRGYRMVNWDPEAKTTLSDEEVIYEEQQGKLYFLNYKIEGSNDFLTVATTRPETIFGDTAICINPNDERFAHLKGKKAIVPICGRVVPIIEDEYVDVEFGTGCLKVTPAHDMNDKTLGEKHNLEIIDIFNEDATLNSFGLHYQGLDRFVVREAIAKELETVGALAKTETHLNKVGTSERTKAVIEPRLSDQWFLKMEDLVKPAIKAVLEDDEIKLHPKRFDNTYAHWLNNIRDWNISRQLWWGQQIPAYYYGDGKEDFVVAETIEAALELAKQRTNNPQLTTDNLTQDVDALDTWFSSWLWPMAVFGGIMNPKNEDFKYYYPTNDLVTGPDILFFWVARMIIAGYEYTGKKPFTNVYLTGLVRDKQRRKMSKSLGNSPDPLDLIDKFGADGVRVGLLLSASAGNDIMFDEELCNQGKAFTNKIWNAFKLIKGWEVSDAISQPESSKVAIEWYEAKLQQTLLDIEDNFEKYRISDALMGIYKLVWDDFCSWFLEMIKPGYQQPIDSLTLAKAIEMLENNLKLLHPFMPFLTEEIWQLLTERTKEEALIVSTWPTMKPFNASLITDFDNIIEVISGIRTIRKDKNIPFKDAIELKVVNNDKSSTYFDAVVSKLGNIATLDYVSDKVDGALSFRVKSNEYCIPITGNINVEEEIAKLTEELNYIKGFLKSVQGKLSNEKFVAGAPEKVIEMERKKEADALAKIATIEQSLAGLK, translated from the coding sequence ATGACAATTCCTGCACAATTCGACGCCAAAACGATTGAACAAAAGTGGTACGACTATTGGATGAAAAATAACTATTTTCATTCGGAACCTGACCATAGAACGCCTTATACGATTGTAATTCCGCCACCCAATGTAACTGGAGTGTTGCACATGGGACACATGTTGAACAATACGATTCAAGACGTCTTGATTCGTAGAGCGCGTTTGAAAGGATTCAATGCCTGTTGGGTACCAGGAACAGACCATGCTTCTATCGCTACCGAAGCCAAAGTAGTGGCTAAATTAAAAGCCGAAGGAATCAATAAAAACGATTTGACTCGTGAGGAATTTTTGGCACACGCTTGGGAATGGACCGATAAATACGGTGGCGTGATTTTGGAACAATTGAAAAAATTAGGAGCTTCTTGTGATTGGGAACGTACCAAATTCACTATGGATCCAGATATGTCAGCCTCTGTAATTCGTTCGTTTGTGGATTTGTACAACAAAGGCTTGATTTATCGCGGTTACCGAATGGTGAATTGGGATCCAGAAGCTAAAACGACCTTGTCTGACGAGGAAGTAATTTATGAAGAACAACAAGGAAAGTTGTATTTCCTTAACTATAAAATCGAAGGAAGTAACGACTTTTTGACTGTGGCAACGACACGTCCAGAAACTATTTTTGGAGATACAGCCATCTGTATTAATCCTAATGACGAGCGTTTTGCTCATTTGAAAGGTAAAAAAGCCATTGTACCAATTTGCGGTAGAGTAGTACCCATCATTGAAGATGAGTATGTTGATGTAGAATTTGGTACCGGTTGTTTGAAAGTGACACCTGCTCACGACATGAACGACAAAACCTTAGGCGAGAAACATAATCTAGAAATTATTGATATCTTCAATGAAGATGCTACTTTAAATAGCTTTGGTTTGCATTACCAAGGACTAGATCGTTTTGTGGTTCGTGAGGCGATTGCCAAAGAATTAGAAACGGTTGGTGCTTTGGCTAAAACCGAAACCCACTTGAATAAAGTAGGAACTTCGGAACGAACCAAAGCAGTAATTGAACCTCGTTTGTCCGATCAATGGTTCTTGAAAATGGAAGATTTGGTAAAACCAGCCATCAAAGCGGTTTTAGAAGATGACGAAATTAAATTGCATCCAAAACGTTTTGATAACACCTATGCGCATTGGTTGAATAATATTCGCGATTGGAATATTTCACGTCAATTGTGGTGGGGACAACAAATTCCGGCCTATTATTATGGCGACGGAAAAGAAGATTTTGTAGTTGCCGAAACCATTGAAGCAGCGCTTGAGTTAGCAAAACAAAGAACCAACAACCCACAACTGACAACTGACAACCTAACTCAAGATGTCGATGCTTTAGATACTTGGTTTTCTTCTTGGCTATGGCCAATGGCGGTTTTTGGAGGTATAATGAATCCTAAAAACGAAGATTTTAAGTACTATTATCCAACGAATGATTTGGTTACGGGACCGGATATTTTGTTTTTCTGGGTAGCGCGAATGATTATTGCAGGTTACGAATACACGGGTAAAAAACCATTTACAAATGTGTATTTAACAGGTTTGGTTCGTGACAAACAACGACGTAAAATGTCAAAATCGTTAGGAAACTCTCCTGATCCTTTAGATTTGATTGATAAATTTGGTGCCGATGGTGTTCGTGTAGGCTTGTTGTTGAGTGCTTCGGCAGGAAATGACATTATGTTTGACGAAGAATTGTGTAACCAAGGGAAAGCATTTACCAATAAAATTTGGAATGCGTTCAAACTGATTAAAGGTTGGGAAGTATCAGATGCTATTTCGCAACCTGAATCGTCTAAAGTAGCCATTGAATGGTATGAAGCTAAATTGCAACAAACCCTTTTAGATATTGAGGATAATTTTGAAAAATACAGAATTTCAGATGCTTTAATGGGTATTTATAAATTGGTTTGGGACGATTTCTGTTCTTGGTTTTTAGAAATGATTAAACCGGGTTACCAACAACCAATTGACAGTTTGACTTTGGCGAAAGCCATTGAAATGTTGGAAAACAACTTGAAATTACTACACCCATTCATGCCGTTCTTGACGGAAGAAATTTGGCAATTATTAACTGAAAGAACGAAAGAAGAAGCATTGATTGTTTCTACTTGGCCAACAATGAAACCATTTAATGCGAGTTTGATTACTGATTTTGATAACATTATCGAAGTGATTTCGGGTATTAGAACGATTCGAAAAGACAAGAACATTCCGTTCAAAGATGCTATTGAATTGAAGGTAGTAAATAACGACAAGTCTTCGACTTATTTTGATGCAGTTGTTAGCAAATTAGGTAATATTGCTACTTTAGACTATGTGTCGGATAAAGTAGATGGCGCGTTGTCTTTCCGTGTGAAATCCAATGAATATTGTATTCCAATCACTGGAAATATTAATGTAGAAGAAGAAATTGCTAAATTGACTGAAGAGTTAAATTATATTAAAGGATTCTTGAAGTCAGTGCAAGGAAAATTATCGAATGAAAAATTTGTGGCAGGGGCTCCAGAAAAAGTAATCGAAATGGAACGCAAGAAAGAAGCGGATGCTTTGGCTAAAATTGCAACGATTGAACAAAGTTTGGCAGGATTGAAATAG
- the secDF gene encoding protein translocase subunit SecDF, with amino-acid sequence MQNKGLIKFFAILFALVSIYQLSFTFVANKVASDAKAFAGGNPEKELKYLDSIGKEKVLNLGFSDFTFNEVKDKQLNKGLDLEGGINVILQVSVKDILKGLSNNSKNPVFNKSLADATANQKGNQTYIDAFFEAFEANSKGTVKLASPDIFANRSLQGEGGVDFQMTDAQVQKVIKRKVDESVESAFGVLRKRIDKFGVTQPNIQKLGESGRILVELPGAKDVDRIKKLLQSTAQLEFWETYKVEEIGNFLMVANESLKKTEVKKVAPKKVAKDSLSALLTDAKDSASTKKGNNPLLDKIIGQGGGPVLAIFAPKDTAVVGGYLRRPDIRILLPGDQRYAKFVWGKPTKIKDAKSNDIDAVELYALKGNRDNVAALSGGVVTDASDTFDQLGKPAVSMQMNGKGAKAWEELTGKAYTQKSNIAIVLDNVVYSAPGVSSGPIAGGRSEISGNFDVTETKDLANVLKAGKLPASADIIQSEVVGPSLGQAAIDAGTISSIVGFLLVCLWMVFYYGRAGWYANLALLLNLLFLFGIMASFGFVLTLPGIAGIVLTLGTAVDANIIIYERAKEELREGKSLSETVIASYGWKGAMRSIIDANVTHILTGAILFTFGTGLIKGFALTLLIGIVTSLFTSIFIARIFIDRDIERNSNLTFSTAITKNWFTNFHFDFIKIKTITYVFSSIVVVVSLVSIFFVNGLDQGVDFVGGRTFQVKFEKPIDASVVSEELSKEFGTTVEAKVFGSDDQLKITTKYKITEEGMDVDKEVNEKLFKALQHYYSNTSYDQFINSYDGKKVGVLQASKVGASISEDIKTNSYWAVLGAMAVIFLYLMISFRKWQYSLGAIAAVAHDVIFVLGIYSLCYKFMPFHMEMDQHFIAAILTVIGYSMNDTVIVFDRIREFIMGKRKGSFEEIVNASINTTLSRTLNTSLMMILVLLTMFVFGGESIRGFIFAMLVGIIVGTYSSLFIATPVLVDTISRSDKNQIEKEHKEA; translated from the coding sequence ATGCAGAATAAAGGACTCATTAAATTTTTTGCAATTTTATTTGCATTGGTAAGTATTTACCAACTTTCTTTCACTTTCGTAGCTAATAAAGTAGCAAGTGATGCTAAAGCTTTTGCAGGTGGAAATCCTGAAAAAGAATTAAAATATCTAGATTCAATCGGAAAAGAAAAGGTACTTAACCTTGGTTTTTCTGATTTTACTTTTAACGAAGTAAAAGACAAACAATTGAATAAAGGGTTAGATTTAGAAGGTGGAATTAACGTAATTCTTCAAGTTTCAGTAAAAGATATTTTGAAAGGATTATCTAATAATTCTAAAAATCCAGTTTTTAATAAGTCCTTAGCAGATGCAACTGCAAATCAAAAAGGAAATCAAACCTATATTGATGCTTTCTTTGAAGCGTTTGAAGCCAATTCTAAGGGGACAGTGAAATTAGCATCTCCTGATATTTTTGCCAATAGAAGTTTGCAAGGAGAAGGTGGTGTTGATTTTCAAATGACAGATGCACAAGTTCAAAAGGTAATCAAAAGAAAAGTTGATGAGTCTGTAGAGAGTGCTTTTGGAGTATTGAGAAAACGTATTGATAAATTTGGTGTGACACAACCCAATATTCAAAAATTAGGAGAATCAGGAAGAATTCTGGTAGAACTTCCTGGAGCAAAAGATGTAGATAGAATTAAAAAGTTGTTACAAAGTACCGCTCAATTAGAGTTTTGGGAAACGTATAAAGTTGAAGAAATTGGTAACTTTTTAATGGTTGCAAATGAGTCATTGAAGAAAACAGAAGTTAAAAAAGTTGCACCTAAAAAAGTAGCTAAAGATTCCTTAAGCGCACTTTTGACTGATGCTAAAGATTCTGCTTCAACTAAAAAAGGAAACAACCCGCTTTTAGATAAGATTATCGGTCAAGGTGGAGGTCCTGTTTTAGCTATTTTTGCACCAAAAGATACTGCTGTAGTTGGAGGATACTTAAGAAGACCAGATATTAGAATTTTACTGCCTGGAGATCAACGATATGCAAAATTTGTTTGGGGTAAACCAACAAAAATTAAAGATGCTAAATCAAATGATATTGATGCGGTTGAATTGTATGCACTAAAAGGGAATAGAGATAATGTTGCTGCTTTAAGTGGTGGTGTAGTTACAGATGCTAGTGATACATTTGATCAGTTAGGAAAGCCAGCCGTTTCTATGCAAATGAATGGTAAAGGAGCTAAAGCATGGGAAGAGTTAACAGGTAAAGCCTACACTCAAAAAAGTAATATCGCAATTGTTTTAGATAATGTAGTCTATTCTGCTCCCGGAGTATCTAGTGGGCCAATTGCAGGTGGAAGATCAGAAATTTCAGGAAATTTTGATGTTACAGAGACAAAAGACTTAGCCAATGTGTTGAAAGCAGGTAAATTACCAGCTTCAGCTGATATTATTCAGTCAGAAGTAGTAGGGCCATCATTAGGACAAGCTGCTATTGATGCAGGTACTATTTCATCAATTGTTGGGTTCTTATTAGTTTGTTTATGGATGGTGTTTTACTATGGTAGAGCAGGTTGGTACGCTAATTTAGCGTTGTTGTTAAACTTATTGTTCTTATTTGGTATCATGGCAAGTTTTGGTTTTGTATTGACCTTGCCAGGTATTGCAGGTATCGTTTTAACATTAGGTACAGCGGTTGATGCCAACATCATTATATATGAAAGAGCTAAAGAAGAATTACGTGAAGGAAAATCATTGTCTGAAACTGTAATTGCTTCTTATGGATGGAAAGGGGCAATGCGTTCTATTATTGATGCTAACGTAACGCATATTTTAACTGGTGCCATCTTGTTTACTTTTGGTACAGGATTGATTAAAGGTTTTGCATTAACATTATTAATTGGTATTGTAACTTCATTGTTTACTTCAATTTTTATTGCAAGAATATTTATTGACAGAGATATTGAAAGAAACAGCAATCTGACTTTTTCTACTGCAATCACTAAAAATTGGTTCACTAACTTCCATTTTGATTTTATCAAGATTAAAACAATTACTTATGTGTTTTCTTCAATAGTAGTAGTTGTAAGTTTAGTATCTATATTCTTTGTAAATGGATTAGATCAAGGTGTCGATTTTGTTGGAGGAAGAACTTTTCAGGTGAAATTTGAAAAACCAATTGATGCTTCTGTTGTTTCTGAAGAATTATCAAAGGAATTTGGAACTACTGTAGAAGCCAAAGTATTTGGTTCAGATGATCAATTGAAGATCACAACTAAATATAAAATTACTGAAGAGGGGATGGATGTCGATAAAGAAGTAAACGAAAAGCTATTTAAAGCATTACAACATTATTATTCAAATACTTCTTACGATCAGTTTATTAATTCGTATGACGGTAAAAAAGTTGGAGTGTTACAAGCTTCAAAAGTAGGAGCTTCTATCTCTGAAGATATTAAAACTAACTCGTATTGGGCGGTTTTAGGAGCTATGGCAGTAATCTTCTTGTACTTAATGATTTCGTTCCGTAAATGGCAGTATTCATTAGGAGCGATTGCAGCGGTAGCGCATGACGTGATATTTGTATTAGGAATTTATTCTTTATGTTATAAATTCATGCCTTTCCACATGGAAATGGATCAGCACTTTATTGCGGCTATTCTAACCGTTATTGGTTACTCAATGAATGATACTGTAATTGTATTTGATAGAATTAGAGAGTTTATTATGGGTAAACGTAAAGGAAGTTTTGAAGAAATTGTAAACGCTTCTATTAATACAACATTATCAAGAACGTTGAATACTTCATTAATGATGATTTTAGTATTATTGACCATGTTTGTCTTTGGAGGAGAGTCAATCAGAGGATTTATCTTTGCGATGTTAGTAGGAATTATAGTAGGAACGTATTCTTCATTATTTATCGCTACTCCAGTATTGGTAGATACGATTTCAAGATCAGACAAAAATCAAATTGAAAAAGAGCATAAAGAAGCTTAA
- the lgt gene encoding prolipoprotein diacylglyceryl transferase codes for MTQTLSIVWNPSEGIDLGFFMIRYYSLMFVIAFGLGWYIMKHIFVREGETIEKLDSLFIWTVLATLAGARLGHVFFYDWEYFRNNLLEIFLPVKFEPNFHFTGFQGLASHGAAIGIILAMYFYSKNILQKPQLWILDRIVIPVASGAIFVRMGNFFNSEIIGKETTSSFGIKFIRDYFSPRDAVNATQIADPNEAYKAIATDPKFATLLEQVPAKHPTQLYEAFCYIFVFAILFFLYWKTEARKKSGYLFGLFLVLLFSVRIVVESVKESQGGFESALGLLSTGQWLSIPFILTGFYFVFTAKKV; via the coding sequence ATGACACAGACTTTATCCATTGTTTGGAATCCTTCAGAAGGAATTGATTTAGGTTTTTTCATGATTCGTTATTACAGTTTAATGTTTGTAATTGCGTTTGGATTGGGTTGGTACATCATGAAGCATATTTTTGTGCGTGAAGGTGAAACCATTGAAAAACTAGATTCGTTATTCATTTGGACGGTATTGGCTACTTTGGCTGGCGCACGTTTAGGACACGTTTTCTTTTACGATTGGGAATACTTTAGAAACAATTTATTGGAAATCTTTTTACCAGTTAAATTCGAGCCTAACTTTCATTTTACAGGATTTCAAGGTTTAGCGAGTCATGGTGCGGCTATCGGAATTATATTGGCTATGTATTTTTACAGCAAAAATATTTTACAAAAACCTCAATTATGGATTCTAGATCGTATTGTGATTCCAGTTGCAAGTGGGGCAATTTTTGTTCGAATGGGAAACTTCTTTAATTCAGAAATTATTGGAAAAGAAACTACATCCTCTTTCGGAATTAAATTTATCCGTGATTATTTTAGCCCAAGAGATGCTGTTAATGCTACTCAAATTGCAGATCCAAATGAAGCTTACAAAGCGATTGCTACTGACCCAAAATTTGCAACCCTTTTAGAACAAGTTCCCGCAAAACATCCTACGCAATTGTACGAGGCATTCTGTTATATTTTTGTGTTTGCCATTTTGTTTTTCTTGTATTGGAAAACTGAAGCCCGTAAAAAATCAGGCTATTTATTCGGATTGTTTTTAGTGTTATTATTTTCCGTTCGAATAGTGGTCGAATCCGTAAAAGAAAGTCAAGGTGGTTTTGAGAGTGCCTTAGGCTTATTATCAACTGGACAATGGTTGAGTATTCCTTTTATCTTAACTGGTTTTTATTTTGTATTTACTGCAAAAAAGGTCTAA
- the cysS gene encoding cysteine--tRNA ligase → MPLYKSQQLKIYNSLSGEKEVFTPIHEGNVGMYVCGPTVYSNVHLGNLRTFMSFDVIFRYFRHLDYKVRYVRNITDVGHIVDDVDEGEDKIAKKARLEQLEPMEVVQRYTVDFHEILSAFNFLPPSIEPTATGHIIEQIEIIKKIIETGIGYEANGSVYFDVVKFNETNHYGRLSGRNIEDMLANTRDLDGQSDKRNPQDFALWKKAEPQHIMRWPSPWSDGFPGWHLECTAMSTKYLGNHFDIHGGGMDLKFPHHECEIAQNEACTGQTPVNYWLHANMLTLNGKKMAKSTGNNILPREILTGENTILSKAFSASVTRFFMLQAHYRSILDFSDDAIVAAEKGYKRLMEAMSILESIPAASQSTLNIAEWKQLCYEAMNDDFNTPILIAQLFEGVRFVNVLKEGKETLTAEDLKTFTAAMNAFVFDVLGLEDEKVSDGNNDKLEGTVNLLIEMRKQARENKNFALSDQIRDQLLALGIQLKDGKEGTTFSL, encoded by the coding sequence ATGCCATTATATAAAAGTCAACAACTAAAAATATACAATTCTCTTTCGGGAGAAAAAGAAGTTTTTACCCCTATTCACGAAGGAAATGTTGGGATGTATGTTTGCGGCCCAACGGTGTACAGCAATGTGCATTTGGGAAATCTGAGAACTTTTATGTCGTTTGATGTGATCTTTAGGTATTTCCGTCACTTGGATTACAAAGTGCGCTATGTGCGTAACATTACCGATGTAGGGCATATTGTGGACGACGTGGATGAAGGCGAAGATAAAATTGCTAAAAAAGCGCGTTTGGAACAACTGGAACCAATGGAGGTTGTACAACGCTACACCGTGGATTTTCACGAAATTTTGAGTGCTTTTAATTTTTTACCACCAAGTATTGAACCTACAGCTACAGGGCATATTATTGAACAAATTGAAATCATCAAAAAAATAATCGAAACTGGAATTGGTTACGAAGCCAATGGATCGGTGTATTTTGATGTGGTAAAATTTAACGAAACCAATCATTACGGGCGTTTGAGCGGAAGAAACATTGAAGACATGTTAGCCAATACCCGTGATTTAGACGGTCAATCGGACAAAAGAAATCCGCAAGATTTTGCTTTATGGAAAAAAGCCGAACCGCAACATATTATGCGTTGGCCTTCGCCTTGGAGCGATGGTTTTCCGGGTTGGCACTTAGAATGTACTGCTATGAGCACCAAATATTTGGGTAATCATTTTGATATTCACGGTGGCGGAATGGATTTAAAATTCCCGCATCACGAATGTGAAATTGCACAAAATGAGGCTTGTACAGGACAAACTCCTGTTAACTATTGGCTTCACGCCAATATGTTAACGCTGAATGGCAAAAAAATGGCGAAATCGACAGGTAATAACATTTTACCTAGAGAGATTTTGACCGGTGAAAATACGATTTTGAGTAAAGCTTTTTCAGCTTCAGTAACGCGTTTCTTTATGTTACAAGCGCATTACCGAAGTATTTTGGATTTTTCTGATGATGCTATTGTAGCGGCTGAAAAAGGATACAAACGTTTGATGGAAGCGATGAGTATTTTGGAATCAATTCCTGCTGCTAGTCAAAGCACATTGAACATTGCCGAATGGAAACAGTTGTGCTATGAGGCCATGAACGACGATTTCAATACACCTATCTTAATTGCACAATTATTTGAAGGGGTTCGTTTTGTGAATGTTTTAAAAGAAGGCAAAGAGACTTTGACTGCCGAAGATTTGAAAACTTTTACTGCCGCAATGAATGCTTTTGTTTTTGATGTTTTAGGCTTAGAAGACGAAAAAGTAAGCGACGGGAACAACGACAAATTAGAAGGTACGGTAAACCTACTTATCGAAATGCGTAAACAAGCAAGAGAAAATAAAAATTTTGCTTTGTCAGACCAAATTAGAGATCAATTATTAGCTTTAGGCATTCAATTGAAAGACGGCAAGGAAGGAACCACTTTTAGTTTGTAA
- the folE gene encoding GTP cyclohydrolase I FolE, with the protein MINNEEFQDEIGNNHISTNAKNPLRDDAFAIADDEKIERIKKDVENILTTLGMDLTDDSLKGTPNRVAKMFVKEIFGGLNPARKPKASTFDNNYKYGEMLVEKNITVYSTCEHHLLPIIGRAHVAYISNGTVIGLSKMNRIVEYYAKRPQVQERLTMQIVQELQEALGTEDVACVIDAKHLCVNSRGIGDIESSTVTSEFGGKFKEAQTKREFLDYIKLETRF; encoded by the coding sequence ATGATAAATAACGAAGAATTTCAAGACGAAATAGGAAACAATCATATTAGTACCAATGCGAAAAATCCGCTAAGGGATGATGCTTTTGCTATTGCTGACGACGAAAAAATTGAACGCATTAAAAAAGACGTAGAGAATATCCTAACCACCCTAGGTATGGATTTGACCGATGATAGCTTGAAAGGCACTCCTAACCGAGTGGCTAAAATGTTTGTAAAAGAGATTTTTGGAGGATTGAATCCTGCCAGAAAACCAAAAGCTTCTACGTTTGATAACAACTACAAATACGGCGAAATGCTAGTGGAAAAAAACATTACGGTCTACTCTACTTGCGAACACCATTTATTACCCATTATTGGAAGAGCGCATGTGGCGTATATTTCAAATGGTACCGTAATTGGTCTTTCTAAAATGAACCGAATTGTAGAATATTATGCTAAAAGACCTCAGGTGCAAGAGCGTTTGACTATGCAAATTGTACAAGAATTACAAGAAGCATTAGGTACTGAAGATGTAGCGTGTGTGATTGATGCCAAACATTTATGTGTGAATTCAAGAGGAATTGGTGATATTGAAAGTAGCACCGTAACTTCGGAATTTGGAGGTAAATTCAAAGAGGCACAAACAAAAAGAGAATTTTTGGATTACATCAAATTAGAAACTCGATTTTAA
- the yidD gene encoding membrane protein insertion efficiency factor YidD, which yields MVSKILIFPFLMLVRFYQVAISPFTPAACRFEPTCSSYMIEALKTHGLFYGLFLGTKRILSCHPWGRSGYDPVPPKKCQHKL from the coding sequence ATGGTATCTAAAATTCTTATTTTCCCTTTTTTGATGTTGGTGCGCTTTTACCAAGTGGCTATTTCTCCTTTTACTCCCGCTGCTTGCCGATTTGAGCCTACGTGTTCTTCGTATATGATCGAAGCATTGAAAACACACGGCTTATTTTATGGCTTATTTCTAGGCACTAAACGAATTTTAAGCTGTCATCCTTGGGGACGAAGTGGTTATGATCCAGTTCCACCCAAAAAATGCCAACACAAACTATAA
- a CDS encoding pyridoxal phosphate-dependent aminotransferase, with protein sequence MPKLSTRGHSMPESPIRKLAPFADMAKKKGHKVYHLNIGQPDIKSPEIAINAIKNIDLDIIEYGPSAGYESYRKKLAQFYTNQNVNVNTEDILITTGGSEALLFALGSIMDPEDELIIPEPFYANYSAFAAESAAKVVPVNSGFETGFELPSIADFEKLITPKSKAILICNPNNPTGYLYSESEILQLGELVKKHDLFLIADEVYREFIYGDDIHYSVMNLKDVEQNVIMIDSVSKRYSMCGARIGCMVTKNRDVIAAAMKFAQARLCPPTIAQIACEAAIDTPQSYFDEVITEYRERRDTLIAGLHTIEGVKVSTPKAAFYCIAELPVDNTDDFAQWLLESYDLNGETVMVAPAGGFYSTPGMGLNQVRIAYVLNKEDLIRAVAVLKEAIPAYNASRKLNK encoded by the coding sequence ATGCCAAAACTATCCACCCGAGGACACTCTATGCCAGAATCGCCAATTAGAAAATTGGCTCCTTTTGCTGATATGGCAAAGAAAAAAGGACACAAAGTGTACCATTTAAATATTGGACAACCCGACATCAAAAGTCCAGAAATAGCGATTAACGCTATTAAAAATATTGATTTAGACATTATCGAATATGGCCCTTCTGCTGGTTATGAAAGCTACCGAAAAAAGTTAGCCCAATTCTATACCAACCAAAACGTAAACGTAAACACCGAAGATATTTTAATCACTACTGGTGGTTCTGAAGCCTTGTTATTTGCTCTAGGGAGTATCATGGACCCTGAAGACGAGTTGATTATTCCTGAGCCATTTTATGCCAATTACAGTGCTTTTGCTGCCGAATCTGCTGCCAAAGTAGTTCCAGTTAATTCGGGTTTTGAAACAGGTTTTGAATTACCTTCCATTGCTGATTTTGAAAAGTTGATTACACCCAAATCTAAAGCTATTTTGATTTGTAATCCAAATAATCCAACAGGGTATTTGTATTCGGAATCCGAGATTCTTCAGTTGGGCGAATTAGTAAAAAAACACGATTTGTTCTTGATTGCCGATGAAGTGTACCGCGAATTCATTTACGGAGACGATATTCATTATTCGGTAATGAATTTAAAAGATGTAGAACAAAATGTCATTATGATTGATTCGGTTTCAAAACGCTACAGTATGTGTGGCGCTCGAATTGGCTGTATGGTAACCAAAAATAGGGACGTAATTGCAGCTGCTATGAAGTTTGCACAAGCGCGACTTTGCCCGCCAACTATTGCACAAATTGCTTGCGAGGCGGCTATTGACACCCCTCAAAGTTATTTTGACGAAGTTATTACTGAATATAGAGAACGAAGAGATACCTTAATTGCAGGCTTACATACTATTGAAGGGGTAAAAGTAAGTACTCCGAAAGCTGCTTTTTATTGCATTGCCGAATTACCAGTGGACAATACGGATGATTTTGCGCAATGGCTGTTAGAAAGTTACGACTTGAATGGCGAAACCGTGATGGTTGCCCCTGCTGGTGGATTTTACTCTACACCCGGTATGGGATTGAATCAAGTGCGCATTGCTTACGTATTAAACAAAGAAGATTTAATTCGTGCCGTAGCGGTATTGAAAGAAGCAATTCCTGCGTATAACGCGAGTAGAAAGCTAAATAAATAA